One Sphaeramia orbicularis chromosome 21, fSphaOr1.1, whole genome shotgun sequence DNA window includes the following coding sequences:
- the LOC115412593 gene encoding uncharacterized protein LOC115412593, which yields MVHTCVVAGCRNRRTPGTTLSFYRFPRDPERKQRWIAAVNREGWVPNDGSRLCSTHFISGKQVKNPRSPDYVPSVFTPASLSSEMKEPGALEIVDKQEERVEAANALLFLQGQGRPVAGERGQAEHPVEVEEEAAVEESASSSLSTDEDDDDDDDDESVSDSKKGKYAQTSDAPINFDDILKALKRENQALRESVEKMSLSENSLRNDAEKVKFYTGLPNYFVLETVMWLLAPHMDGIKNVKLSKFQQLLLTLMRLRLDLRNQDLAYRFGVKVGMVTRTVHRMVNIMSSTLVPTAVFWPSRAELRKNLPAALRSSHPDCAVIVDCFTVPFEEPVSQGNQQQQRVVPHPHRAGTCSNMLKYLIGVAPQGVVTFVSRGVLGNVSDKSLAEGCGFLCKLLPGDVVLASRDLDIAESVAARGATFKIAGSYQGETYGSSEGSVLADSSAETVSVQKHVERVISMVKQRYSMLTGPVESPFTTAAERTSNLTTFDKIVQVACALNNLCISAAPLE from the exons ATGGTTCACACATGTGTGGTGGCTGGCTGTAGGAATAGAAGGACACCCGGCACCACTTTATCTTTCTACCGTTTCCCTCGGGATCCCGAGAGGAAGCAGCGCTGGATAGCTGCTGTGAACCGAGAGGGCTGGGTGCCGAACGACGGCAGTCGACTGTGTAGTACTCACTTCATCTCAG GTAAACAGGTGAAGAACCCACGTTCTCCAGATTATGTACCCTCTGTGTTCACACCAGCTTCCTTATCATCTGAGATGAAGGAACCCGGTGCCTTAGAGATTGTGGACAAACAGGAGGAAAGAGTGGAGGCGGCTAATGCCCTCCTGTTTCTGCAGGGCCAAGGTAGGCCTGTGGCAGGGGAGCGGGGTCAAGCAGAGCATCccgtggaggtggaggaggaggcagcTGTGGAGGAAAGTGCATCATCCTCCCTCAGtactgatgaagatgatgatgatgatgatgatgatgaatctgTAAGCGACAGTAAGAAAGGGAAATATGCCCAGACATCTGATGCACCGATTAACTTTGATGACATTCTGAAAGCCCTGAAGAGGGAGAACCAGGCCCTCAGAGAGTCTGTGGAGAAAATGTCGCTCTCTGAGAACTCCCTGAGGAACGATGCAGAGAAGGTCAAGTTTTACACTGGGTTACCCAACTACTTTGTTTTGGAGACAGTCATGTGGCTTTTGGCACCACACATGGATGGTATTAAAAATGTAAAGCTGTCCAAGTTCCAGCAGCTGCTGCTGACTCTTATGCGGCTGCGCCTGGACCTTCGTAACCAAGACCTGGCCTACCGTTTTGGTGTGAAAGTTGGTATGGTAACCAGAACCGTGCATAGGATGGTCAACATTATGTCCTCCACTCTGGTGCCCACTGCTGTTTTCTGGCCGTCCCGAGCAGAGCTCCGGAAAAATCTGCCTGCAGCTCTACGCTCCTCCCATCCTGACTGCGCTGTCATTGTAGACTGTTTCACCGTGCCTTTTGAGGAGCCGGTTTCCCAGGGCAACCAGCAGCAACAGAGGGTAGTGCCACACCCCCACAGGGCAGGGACTTGTAGTAACATGCTGAAGTATCTGATTGGTGTGGCTCCGCAGGGTGTTGTCACCTTCGTCTCCAGGGGTGTGCTGGGAAATGTCAGTGACAAGAGCCTGGCTGAGGGTTGTGGATTTCTGTGCAAGCTTCTCCCAGGAGATGTAGTGCTGGCGAGTCGCGACCTCGACATCGCAGAGTCCGTTGCTGCACGTGGAGCTACATTCAAAATTGCTGGCAGCTACCAAGGAGAAACATATGGGAGCTCAGAGGGCTCAGTGCTGGCTGACTCTTCAGCTGAGACAGTGAGTGTGCAGAAGCATGTGGAGAGGGTGATCTCCATGGTGAAACAGAGGTACTCCATGCTCACTGGCCCCGTTGAGAGTCCCTTCACCACAGCCGCAGAGCGCACATCGAACCTCACAACCTTTGATAAGATTGTGCAAGTCGCCTGTGCCTTAAACAACCTTTGCATCTCTGCTGCTCCTCTTGAGTGA
- the ska3 gene encoding LOW QUALITY PROTEIN: SKA complex subunit 3 (The sequence of the model RefSeq protein was modified relative to this genomic sequence to represent the inferred CDS: deleted 1 base in 1 codon), translated as MDPTTQFFNKLRKLAVTLETETDKLQTAFENRNNNDDDDDSDTRAKAMRAYHELNCDVRNLKGEIQGQLTEQRAQLNEVCSFIKACGVMEQRVSEDIKRLKTHWENYGYQAPKDIHKTNKVKGQESEVEDKTGDENENKSTGEEEDTQEDAEVDHSSASPPALGAPPCADPLRTPQLSDFGLSEMQLKRALVGAEWCSEAPPMPEMSLPHPSLNTPALPPMAITPKRALRMDEDELLTPQMHDFGISEHTMCLNNDFTMDLRRKNVEKSQRPPENLPDPPVNPLETLAIKVSSTDLETPEPPVFCTPGLKIKKTKVSSTDLESPEPPVFCTPGLKIKKTNGQCPQNPQENGDPESPHCHGNLATTPEVPEFKTPYMNRLVSTKKSARKPEPIKMQSDDDSHVFDLPTPPCDGAVASKRNWEYDVPDICIEGVEDKQMPEMPNLESNLGNSLQRCAKMPKMLSECEKVAKKQSANNLDLDGPTQEFNLGTPCVRRVYEEPSTPEMPDLSSVTQDICKLVSQAQLKKSTTSIVHPHLRPDKENTSPLPRAATLSVVSENEFQGLPSYMRQMTLHSLNQAVQNINTFMTQCRGEQTEFQMEEMRKMINFGTKTPVFILCLTELKRLDHVKGARNTSVFKLNTHT; from the exons GGAGAGATCCAGGGTCAGCTGACTGAGCAAAGAGCACAGTTAAATGAAGTGTGCAGCTTCATTAAGGCCTGTGGGGTGATGGAACAGAGGGTCTCTGAAGATATCAAGAGACTAAAGACTCACTGGGAAAATTATGGCTACCAGGCTCCCAAAGACATCCACAAAACGAATA aggtcaaaggtcaagagtCAGAAGTTGAAGACAAAACAggagatgaaaatgaaaacaagtcAACAGGAGAAGAAGAGGATACTCAGGAGGATGCAGAAGTGGACCATTCCTCTGCATCACCTCCAGCTCTAGGGGCACCACCCTGTGCAGACCCTCTGCGCACCCCACAGCTCTCTGACTTTGGCCTGTCTGAAATGCAGCTGAAGAGAGCTCTGGTGGGGGCAGAGTGGTGCTCTGAAGCACCCCCTATGCCTGAAATGAGTCTTCCTCATCCCTCACTTAACACACCTGCCCTTCCACCAATGGCCATTACTCCTAAACGTGCCCTGCGGATGGATGAAGATGAGCTGCTGACACCTCAGATGCATGACTTTGGCATCTCAGAGCACACAATGTGTCTGAACAATGACTTCACTATGGACCTGCGGCGCAAGAATGTTGAAAAATCCCAAAG ACCACCTGAGAACCTCCCTGATCCACCTGTGAACCCTCTAGAGACCTTAGCAATAAAAG TGTCCTCGACAGATTTGGAGACTCCAGAGCCACCTGTGTTTTGCACCCCAGGGCTAAAGATAAAAAAGACAAAGG TGTCCTCGACAGATTTGGAGTCTCCAGAGCCACCTGTGTTTTGCACCCCAGGGCTAAAGATAAAAAAGACAAACGGTCAGTGCCCCCAGAATCCTCAGGAAAATGGTGATCCTGAATCTCCTCATTGCCATGGAAATCTCGCAACAACCCCTGAGGTCCCAGAATTTAAAACCCCATACATGAACCGGCTGGTCAGCACCAAGAAG AGTGCACGAAAGCCTGAACCTATTAAGATGCAAAGCGATGACGACAGCCACGTTTTTGACCTGCCAACACCCCCTTGTGATGGAGCAGTTGCCTCTAAGCGTAACTGGGAGTATGATGTTCCAGACATATGCATTGAAGGTGTGGAGGACAAGCAGATGCCAGAGATGCCGAATCTGGAGTCTAATTTGGGAAACTCTTTACAA AGATGTGCAAAAATGCCGAAAATGTTGAGTGAATGCGAGAAGGTAGCTAAAAAGCAGTCAGCCAACAACCTGGATCTAGACGGACCGACCCAGGAATTTAACTTGGGA ACACCGTGTGTCAGACGTGTCTATGAGGAGCCCAGCACCCCAGAGATGCCAGACCTCAGCTCAGTGACCCAGGACATCTGTAAA CTTGTGTCCCAGGCTCAGCTGAAGAAGTCTACCACGTCAATAGTTCACCCACATTTGAGGCCAGATAAAGAAAACACCAG TCCTCTTCCCAGAGCTGCGACTCTGTCTGTGGTGTCAGAGAACGAGTTTCAGGGTTTACCCAGCTACATGAGGCAGATGACTTTGCACAGCCTTAACCAAGCCGTCCAAAACATCAATACCTTCATGACACAATGTCGAG GAGAACAGACGGAGTTTCAGATGGAGGAGATGAGGAAGATGATCAACTTTGGAACAAAGACACCAGTGTTTATTCTTTGTCTAACTGAACTCAAGAGGCTTGATCATGTCAAAGGAGCCAGAAACACCTCTGTGTTCAAGCTGaatacacacacctga